The following are encoded together in the Pseudomonas xantholysinigenes genome:
- a CDS encoding chorismate--pyruvate lyase family protein codes for MPYETPQAAAVAWLPYPQLANTLDQPTLDWLFDEGSLTRRLTRLSHDHFSVTPLFEGWQGLRADECAALGLAPGAQGWVREVYLRGHGQPWVFARSVASRAALERGGLDLETLGSRSLGELLFCDQAFVRHPIEVCRYPQAWLPAEAAHSGLWGRRSRFERDGLDLLVAEVFLPTLWHAAKEENR; via the coding sequence GTGCCGTACGAAACCCCGCAAGCAGCCGCTGTCGCGTGGCTGCCGTATCCACAGCTGGCGAACACCCTCGACCAGCCGACTCTCGACTGGCTGTTCGACGAAGGCTCCCTCACCCGCCGCCTGACCCGCCTCTCTCACGACCATTTCAGCGTCACGCCCCTGTTCGAAGGCTGGCAAGGGCTGCGTGCCGATGAATGCGCCGCTCTCGGACTGGCGCCGGGCGCGCAAGGCTGGGTGCGCGAGGTCTACCTGCGTGGCCATGGCCAGCCGTGGGTATTCGCCCGCAGCGTGGCCAGCCGCGCGGCGCTGGAGCGCGGCGGGCTGGACCTGGAAACCCTGGGCAGCCGTTCGCTGGGCGAGCTGCTGTTCTGTGACCAGGCATTCGTCCGCCACCCTATCGAGGTGTGCCGTTATCCACAGGCCTGGCTGCCCGCCGAGGCCGCCCATTCCGGGCTTTGGGGGCGGCGCTCGCGCTTTGAGCGTGATGGCCTCGACCTGCTGGTGGCCGAGGTGTTCCTGCCCACCTTGTGGCACGCGGCCAAGGAGGAGAACCGCTGA
- the ubiA gene encoding 4-hydroxybenzoate octaprenyltransferase: protein MYLNLLKSLNRLHPRAWDFIQLSRMDRPIGIYLLLWPTLVAVWIAGNGAPSVKNVLIFALGVVLMRAAGCCINDFADRKVDGHVKRTADRPLASGRVRPREALALCAALVGVSFLLVLCTNATTVWLSFGAVALAFCYPFMKRYTYYPQVVLGAAYSWGIPMAFTAAGGELPASAWLLYIANLLWTVGYDTYYAMVDRDDDLKIGVKSTAILFGEADRVIILTLQLLSLGCLLLAGNRFELGGWFHLGLLAALACFAWEFWSTRTLDRDACFKAFLHNHWAGMLIFIGVVLDYALR, encoded by the coding sequence ATGTACCTGAACCTGCTCAAGTCGCTCAATCGCCTGCACCCCCGGGCCTGGGACTTCATCCAGCTCAGCCGCATGGACCGGCCCATCGGCATCTACCTGCTGCTGTGGCCGACGCTGGTGGCGGTGTGGATCGCCGGCAACGGCGCACCCAGCGTGAAAAACGTGCTGATCTTCGCCCTCGGCGTGGTACTGATGCGCGCCGCCGGTTGTTGCATCAACGACTTCGCCGACCGCAAGGTCGATGGCCACGTCAAGCGCACCGCCGACCGGCCCCTGGCCAGTGGCCGGGTCAGGCCGCGCGAAGCCCTGGCCTTGTGCGCGGCGTTGGTGGGGGTGAGCTTCCTGCTGGTGCTGTGCACCAACGCCACGACCGTGTGGCTGTCGTTCGGCGCCGTGGCCCTGGCATTCTGCTACCCGTTCATGAAGCGCTATACCTACTACCCGCAGGTGGTACTGGGCGCCGCGTACTCCTGGGGCATCCCCATGGCCTTCACCGCCGCAGGCGGCGAGCTGCCGGCCAGCGCCTGGCTGCTGTACATCGCCAACCTGCTGTGGACGGTGGGCTACGACACCTACTACGCCATGGTCGATCGCGACGACGACCTGAAGATCGGCGTGAAGTCCACGGCGATCCTGTTCGGCGAGGCCGACCGGGTCATCATCCTGACCTTGCAATTGCTGTCGCTGGGCTGCCTGCTGCTGGCCGGCAATCGCTTCGAGCTGGGCGGCTGGTTCCACCTGGGGCTGCTGGCGGCGCTGGCGTGCTTTGCCTGGGAGTTCTGGTCGACGCGCACGCTGGACCGCGACGCCTGCTTCAAGGCGTTCCTGCACAACCATTGGGCGGGGATGCTGATCTTTATCGGCGTGGTGCTGGATTACGCGTTGCGCTGA
- a CDS encoding COG4315 family predicted lipoprotein: MTRHTLSWMALCAALAVPGVASAHHAMEKDGMWVDHDGMTLYTFDKDAGGKSMCNGECAKNWPPLMVKKDDEAPKDKWTHVTRDDGSMQWAYDGKPLYTFVKDKKAGETTGDGMKDVWHVAKP, translated from the coding sequence ATGACACGACATACGCTGAGCTGGATGGCCCTTTGCGCTGCGCTGGCAGTGCCGGGGGTGGCGTCGGCTCATCACGCCATGGAAAAAGATGGCATGTGGGTCGATCACGACGGCATGACCCTGTACACCTTCGACAAGGACGCCGGTGGCAAGTCCATGTGCAACGGCGAGTGCGCCAAGAACTGGCCACCGCTGATGGTCAAGAAGGACGACGAGGCACCGAAGGACAAATGGACCCATGTCACCCGCGACGATGGTTCGATGCAATGGGCCTACGACGGCAAGCCGCTGTACACCTTCGTCAAGGACAAGAAGGCCGGGGAGACCACCGGCGATGGCATGAAGGACGTCTGGCACGTGGCCAAGCCTTAG
- the phoR gene encoding phosphate regulon sensor histidine kinase PhoR, which yields MNQNWHATLIRHLLLLITACLIGGLVSGYYGWCLAIGLALYLAWTLKQLLRLHDWLRNHQPDEAPPDGYGLWGEVFDSIYHLQRRDQRVRGRLQAVIDRVQESTAALRDAVIMLDSDGNLEWWNRAAETLLGFKTPQDGGQPVTNLVRHPRFKEYFESENYAEPLEIPSPINDRLRVQLHLTRYGNNEHLMLVRDVTRIHQLEQMRKDFVANVSHELRTPLTVITGYLETLLDNVEDVNPRWGRALQQMSAQGSRMQTLLNDLLLLAKLEATDYPSDNQPVLVDTLLGAIKNDAQALSGPRNQRITLEAAPGIRLKGSESELRSAFSNLVFNAVKYTQDEGNIRIRWWADEQGAHLSVQDSGVGIDAKHLPRLTERFYRVDSSRASNTGGTGLGLAIVKHVLMRHRGRLEISSVPGHGSTFTCHFAPAQLAANKG from the coding sequence TTGAACCAGAACTGGCACGCGACCCTGATTCGCCACCTGCTGCTGCTGATCACCGCCTGCCTGATCGGTGGGCTGGTCAGCGGCTACTACGGCTGGTGCCTGGCCATCGGCCTGGCGCTCTACCTGGCCTGGACGCTGAAGCAACTGCTGCGCCTACATGACTGGCTGCGCAATCACCAGCCCGATGAAGCCCCGCCCGATGGCTACGGCCTGTGGGGCGAAGTGTTCGACAGCATCTACCACCTGCAGCGCCGCGACCAGCGTGTGCGCGGCCGCCTGCAGGCGGTGATCGACCGGGTCCAGGAGTCCACCGCAGCGCTGCGCGACGCGGTGATCATGCTCGACAGCGACGGCAACCTGGAATGGTGGAACCGCGCCGCCGAGACCCTGCTGGGCTTCAAGACGCCGCAGGACGGCGGCCAGCCGGTGACCAACCTGGTGCGCCACCCTCGGTTCAAGGAGTACTTCGAGTCGGAGAACTACGCCGAGCCGCTGGAGATCCCCTCGCCGATCAACGACCGCCTGCGCGTGCAACTGCACCTGACCCGCTACGGCAACAACGAGCACCTGATGCTGGTGCGCGATGTCACCCGCATCCACCAGCTCGAGCAGATGCGCAAGGACTTCGTCGCCAACGTTTCCCACGAGCTGCGCACACCGCTGACGGTGATCACCGGCTACTTGGAAACCCTGCTGGACAACGTCGAGGACGTGAACCCGCGTTGGGGCCGCGCCCTGCAACAGATGAGCGCGCAAGGTTCACGCATGCAGACCCTGCTCAACGACCTGTTGCTGCTGGCCAAGCTCGAGGCCACCGACTACCCGTCGGACAACCAGCCGGTGCTGGTCGACACCTTGCTCGGCGCCATCAAGAACGACGCCCAGGCCCTGTCCGGCCCGCGCAACCAGCGCATCACCCTGGAGGCCGCGCCCGGCATACGCCTGAAGGGCAGCGAATCGGAGCTGCGCAGCGCGTTTTCCAACCTGGTGTTCAACGCGGTCAAATACACCCAGGACGAGGGCAACATTCGCATCCGCTGGTGGGCCGACGAACAGGGCGCGCACTTGAGCGTGCAGGACTCGGGGGTGGGCATCGATGCCAAGCACCTGCCGCGTCTCACCGAACGCTTCTACCGGGTCGACTCCAGCCGCGCCTCCAACACCGGCGGTACCGGGCTCGGCCTGGCAATCGTCAAGCACGTGCTGATGCGCCATCGCGGGCGCCTGGAGATCAGCAGCGTGCCGGGGCATGGCAGCACCTTCACCTGTCATTTTGCCCCGGCACAATTGGCGGCGAACAAGGGCTGA
- a CDS encoding rubredoxin, with amino-acid sequence MKKWQCIVCGLIYDEAQGWPDDGIAPGTRWEDVPEDWLCPDCGVGKSDFEMIAIG; translated from the coding sequence ATGAAAAAGTGGCAATGTATTGTCTGCGGCCTGATCTACGACGAGGCCCAAGGCTGGCCGGACGACGGCATCGCCCCTGGCACCCGCTGGGAAGACGTACCGGAAGACTGGCTGTGCCCTGACTGCGGCGTGGGCAAGAGCGACTTCGAAATGATCGCCATCGGCTGA
- the phoB gene encoding phosphate regulon transcriptional regulator PhoB yields MVGRNILIVDDEAPIREMIAVALEMAGYDCLEAENSQQAHAIIVDRKPDLILLDWMLPGTSGIELARRLKRDELTGDIPIIMLTAKGEEDNKIQGLEVGADDYITKPFSPRELVARLKAVLRRTGPSDSEAPIEVGGLLLDPISHRVTIDGKPAEMGPTEYRLLQFFMTHQERAYTRGQLLDQVWGGNVYVEERTVDVHIRRLRKALGEAYENLVQTVRGTGYRFSTKS; encoded by the coding sequence ATGGTTGGCAGAAACATTCTGATCGTCGACGACGAAGCGCCTATCCGCGAGATGATCGCCGTTGCATTGGAAATGGCTGGCTATGACTGCCTCGAGGCCGAGAACTCGCAACAGGCCCACGCCATCATCGTCGACCGCAAGCCGGACCTGATCCTGCTCGACTGGATGCTGCCGGGCACCTCGGGCATCGAGCTGGCCCGGCGCCTCAAGCGCGACGAGCTGACCGGCGACATCCCGATCATCATGCTCACCGCCAAGGGCGAAGAGGACAACAAGATCCAGGGCCTGGAAGTCGGTGCCGACGACTACATCACCAAGCCGTTCTCGCCCCGCGAACTGGTCGCGCGCCTGAAGGCCGTGCTGCGCCGCACCGGCCCGAGCGACAGCGAAGCACCGATCGAAGTCGGCGGCCTGCTGCTCGACCCGATCAGCCACCGCGTGACCATCGACGGCAAGCCTGCCGAAATGGGCCCCACCGAATATCGCCTGCTGCAGTTCTTCATGACCCACCAGGAGCGTGCCTACACCCGTGGGCAACTGCTCGACCAGGTCTGGGGCGGCAACGTCTACGTCGAGGAACGCACCGTCGACGTGCACATCCGGCGCCTGCGCAAGGCGCTGGGTGAAGCCTACGAAAATCTGGTACAAACCGTCCGCGGCACCGGCTATCGCTTCTCGACCAAGAGCTAG